The genomic segment TACAGTTACAGACAATAATTCATATAACCCCAATGTTTCTAGTGTGCAAAATAGACGAGGTGTTACGACAACAGAAATATTATTTAATGAAATTATTGTAATGGACATGTTAAATACAGATAGTCATTCAATATATGAAATATATAAAGAAGTAATGAAACTTAGTGAGGATAAAAGACAAGAAGCAATGAAAAGCGAAGAATTTATGAGAAGTATACAACCTAGATCATTAGTTTTAGCAGGCACTAAAGAACAAATTAACAACTATGCAAAGTATTTAAGTTATGATTCGCAAGCGTTCTTAATAACAATTTTAAGCAGAGAAAATAGAGAGATTATACTTGACCAATTACCTACTTTAGAAAGAGAGGTAGAATCATGGCTAGAAAAATAAATAAAGATGCAATAGATGATATTATGAAAAAAATTTCCTCTAGAGAACTGGTGGGTTCAGATATACGCACGAATAAATTAATTTATAGTATTATTGGTTTTATTCCCTCTAGTGATTTTGTAGAAAATGCATTATTAATGACCAACTTAGGTTACATTTTATCGGAAAAAGGATTAAATACGTGTATAGTGGATTTAAAAGTTTTTTATCCAAACATATATCATTTTTTTGACATTGTTCCAAATAATAAGGGCGAAGGGTTATTAAAAGTTTTAAAAAGCGATAAAGTAGATTTCAGAGAAGAAATACAATTTACTGGATATGAAAAATTATATTTATTATCACCTAGTCCTCAAGATTTGTTCGAAGAGTATTATGAGTTTAACTTTGAAACCATAGAGAGACTTTTGATGACATTAAAAAATATGTTTGACATTATTTTATTGGATATACCCAATAATCCTCCACTGGAATTTTGTTTAGGCGCTATGAATTATTGTCATACTGGTTTTTTTACAGCATCTGAGAAGATAGAGGCATCTACGAATATTATTAAATTATTAGATCATGCTGAATCTGTAGGCATAAGTACATCTAAATTTACCAGTGTGATTTTAATGAATTTATTAGGAAGCAAATTTGATTATAAAGTGATTAATGAATTAGGATTAAAAATTATAACAGCATTGCCATTTGATAAATCGGCAAGTGCGTCTGCATTAGAAAGTAAAATATATATTAAAGATAGTCAATTGGTCAATAAAAAATTTAAAAAAGAAATTTATAAATTAGCAGATTTACTAGCAGATGATAGTTTGTAAGAGGGTGGGTATATGTTAAATCGTAGTAAAATAAGTCAAATGCAACAAAAAGTATTTTATCAAAGCAGCAATCAAGATACAACAAAAGAAAATCTAGAAAAAAGATACAAAACCATTAACTTTGAAGAGGCATTAGAATTATGTCAAAAGTACATAACAAAAGCTGCAACCCATGCTTATCGACGAGAAAACAATCCTACTCGGAAAAGAGAAATCACAAAATCATATATTAATGAATTTGTGGATACTCAAAAGCCTATTGTTCAAAAACCAAACAATAAAGAACAATATACCTTAATAGAATTAAAAGAAGCATTAACAGATGAAATAACCCATTATGGTCCAGTAACTAAGGCAATGGAAGATGACACAATAGATGAAATAAGAGCCAATGGACCAGATCAAATTTTTATAGAAAAAAGTGGGAAAACATTACCTTTAGGTAACAAATTTTATGATAGAGAGCATATGGAAAGAATCATATCCAAATTAATTGGTGTGTCTAAAGTACGATTAACACCTAAAATACCTATGGTTAATGCTAGGACTGTTGAAGGATATAGGGTTAATGCAACCCATGCAGATATATCTCCTTATGATACACCAGCATTTGTCATTAGAAAGTTTAGTAAGAAGTCTATAACCCCTGACATGATGATAAAGAATGAATCATTTTCCATTAATATGTTTAAATTATTATCCCTTATACCAAAATCAGATTCTTCGTGGATCACAGTAGGTCCAACAGGTAGTGGGAAAACAACCCTTAATGAAATATTAGTCAAACAAATTGACCCCCTATCAAGAATTATAACCATTGAGAATCCATCAGAAATGCGTCTGATTCAAAGGGAAAATGACAAAGAACATGGAAAGGTTATTAATGATGTATTGCAATATGAATCTGTTCCAGATGATGATGATTCATCACCAGCAACAATGGAGAATTTACTAATTAATGCTATGCGTCAATCGCCGCACTGGATAGGGCCAGGGGAATTAAGAACACCAGGAGAATTTGCGACGGCTTTAAGAGCAGCTCAAACAGGTCATTATTTTTTCACCACACTTCACGCAGAAGGTGATGAAGAAGCTATCTATAGATTTTTAACGGCGTACTTAATGGCATCTAATGAGCCAGCTGAATTGGCATTAAGAAATATCTGCAGTGCAGTAAAATTTGTAATCTATCAAGAAAAACTAGCAGATGGAACAAGAAAAGTAACTTCAATATCAGAAATAACTGGCTCAAAAGGTTTGAATCCAATTATTAATCCTATATATAAATTTGTTTGTGAAGATGTTCAAGAGAATCAAAACAGTGGAATCAAGATAATGGGCTATCATAAACGTGTGGGAACTTTATCAGAGAATATACAACAATCCATGTTAAAATCGGGTATTAAAAAAAGTAAGTTCGAGTTTTTAACGAAAGAACCATCAGAGTCTGAAAAGGAGGTTTACTTTTATGATGAATATGGAATTGACCATTAGTATTATGATAGGCATTACTTTTTTTTGGCTCTTTAACACAATATTTGAAATAAAGTTTTTTGAAGGCGTTGGGTATTTTTTTGTAGATATATTGGATACTTTAGCGGAGCACTTAAGCAAATACAATGCTAAAAGATATATAGAACGAATAAAAAGAGAAAAAATTGTAAAAAGAAAAGAAAATATTTTTGCAAAATATAATAGGTTAGTGGAAGGATTAATTTTTGACTTTAATATGCCGTTTACACTTGAAAGTTTTACTTCAATCATTTGTATTTTGTTTGCAGCCACTGTTTTAATCATTGTGTTATTCATGAGAAGTATTACCTTATCTTTTGTTATTTCAGTATCCATTTTTATTGGCATATTAACATACTTTGTAATGCAGTCAAAAGCTTTAAAAACAGAGAAACTAGAAGATATTATGGATGCTGAAGATTTGATTTGTCCCTTAGCAAGAGATGGTGTATTGATCGCAATAAAAAAAGTTATGGAAAGTGATGAATACATTAGCCCAAATATAAGACCATACTTTAGACAATTTATAGATAATTGTGAAAATAACGGATACTCCTTTAAGCAAGCAATTTTATTATTGAATAAACAGTTAGGACCAAAATTTGATAACTTTACCAAGAAAGCCATCGTATTTGAATACAATGAAAGAAAAGGTATGGCAGATATTTTTCTAGACATCGTTGATGAAAACGCAGTCCTTAGAGAGATTAATAGTAAAAAAGAACGTATATTTAGAAAGATGAACCGTGATTTTATTATGAAAACAGTCATTATTGCTTCTTTTTTTATATACGCATTGACAATAGAAGATTTTAGAGCATTTATGCTATTTAGCGATATAGGAAAAGGTATTAATACTATAATTATTAGTGCAATATGTATTAGCTTTGCGAAATGTCAAGCGTTACAAGGCGATTTAGGTTTTGGAGGTCATTAAAATGGTAGTGATAGCTAAAATATTGGCTTTTATAGCTGTATTGTATTTAATAAAAGAATTATTATATCCCGTTTATAAACCTGTTAGTAAAAAACAAAAAAAGAAAGCTAGGCGTTATCAAAAAACAAAAGAATCTAACAAGCTTAAAAGTAAAATGAAAAACTACAAAAAGAGAATAGCTGAAAAGTACATAAAGAACTTATTATCTAGTGGTGAAAAAGTAAGGTATAAAAAAATTATAGATAGATTAGATTTACCTATAAAACCTGAAGAAATCAGAGCAGAGCAAATTTTCTATTCATTTGTTGCGTTATTGCTTACTTTATTAATGCTTTCAGCAAATCCTTTATTAGGCTCAATAACAGGTATATTTATAGTATTAGGTTGGTTATATCCTGTAACAGAGCTAGAGAAAATAATTGAGGAAAAAAACAAAAATATATCTATTGATTTTCCTTCTTTTTATAGCATGGTTTATTACCAATACTCTAAATCAATTAATATATTTTTGCCTGATGTCATTAAAGATTATATACCCAATGCCGCACCAGATATGGCTGAAGAATTAGGTGTGATGTTAGATAATATGGATTATGGCGAAGAATATGCGCTGAAGCAATTAAAGAAAAGAATACCCATTCATTTTATCATAAAATTTTGTGACATTATGGAAACAAGATTAAAAGGCTATGACAATGTAAGTCAGATGTCATACTTAAAAAATGAAATGGATCAATATAGGATTAGAGCATTAGAAGAAGAGTTAGAAAAAAGAGAAAGGAAAAATACAAGGCTACAATTAGTACTCATTGTAGTATTGATTATATATATAATTTTTTATTACTTATTTACGATTTTAGAAGCACTTAAATTATTTCAATAATTCTAAAGGAGGAATTTATTATGACTAACAAAAGAAATACAATTATTAATAATGAGAGGGGAGATATAGGTATAAAACAAATCGCTATAACCGTAGCTGTCATTGTAGTGATTGGCTTAATAATAGGTGTAGTAAGAAGCAATATGTCAACTTGGGTCAATGAAGTATGGAGATTATTTATGGATCAAATTGATAGCTTAATACGTTAAAGGTGGATTAAGATGCAAGCTATTGCAAAAGCAATTTTAAAAACAATTATTGTAACAGTTTTTATTCTTTTATTTATGAATATGGTTTATTTTTTTCCTTGGTATATGACCATGATAACTGAAACATTTCATATATCACAATTGGTTGCAAATGATAATTATTTAAAACAATCTTATTATGATGAATCATTAAATCGATTAAGAGAGCGTCCTATTTTTAGAGAGAGAAAATACGATATTGAAATAATCGTTTTAAATGAAAGTGGTAGTAGAGCTGTTGGATATGATGACGAGAGCCTTTATGAATATTCTACAGATTTTTCAAAGCCCTATAGGCAAAGAGGTAGCCCTATAACCGTTGAAATAAAAGCGAACTATCCACTTTCATTAACTTTGTGGGGAAATAGAATAGAAGGCATAGACATTCCTGCTTCTTTTTCCTTAACAACTTTTGGTCTAAAGCATTATAAAGATCTTGAATACAATTAAGTTGGGATGAAATGTATTGAAAAGTATAGCCATTGGTTTATTAACAGTAATATTAGCAGTGATAATAATTGAACCATTAGTGGAAGTTGCAAATGTGATGAGAGAAAAAATAACAATAAGTTCAGCAATATCTAACGCATTAAAAGCAGCCAACAATAGAAGTTTAGAAATAACCAGTTTGCGTGATAGAGATGTAACCTTAGATGAAAGTTTGTATGTAGAGTATTTTGCAGAGGCATTTGAAGACGCCCTGAATTTAAGTCACTTGGAAACAAAAGACAATCATTTGCTCTTTCGTTCTAATGATGGTCAATACAATGATTTTGCGGTGACTATAAACATACAAACTCAAAGTGAATTAGAAACCGATCAATTGATAACAAAAATTAATATTAGGGCGGTATCTGAATATAACTTTAAAACAAAACGTTTGAAAATGCTTGGTGGGTCAATTCATAATTCATATGAATTGGTTACTGAGCGAATAAGTTTACTAAAATTAAGAAATTAGGGAAATGAAAGGATTCAATACAATGGATTATATTATGATTACTTTTCAAATGAATAATCTAACTGAGGATATAAAAGTACCTACATTTGTAAAAATTGAGGAGTTATTAGAATTAATAAGTAAAGCCTTAGATATAAACTGTAATACAAACAGTAGAGTTCAAGTGGAACCTATGGGTAGAATTTTAGAAAACAATAAAACCCTTCTAGAAGAAATGGTAACGCAAGGTTCAAAATTAACTTTAGTATATTAAAAGTAAAAGCAGGGATGTAAAGGGTCATAAGGAGGACAAGATGGATTCTAACAGTATAAATGGTAATCTTATTTTAGCCGTAGAGGATAGCATTATTATTAATAACTTAAGCCAAAGCAATACAATTCTCTTAAATAATAATGAAGTGGTTTGTGAGATAGATGCCCTTATGTGGTTTATGAATGATAGGGATCATTTTATTTATTATAGCGATCAAAAAAAAGATAATTTTCTCTGCAAATATAACCTATTAACTCAGGAAGAAACAGTTGTAGTAGAGACCCCTTGTTACGGATTGACTCACGACGAAGAATATTTATATTACATCAATGAAAAAGATGGTAAGGGTTATAGATGTTTAGTGAATGGTAAAAGTAAAACGAAGATAATAGATGAACAGATTATGAGCTTTATCATAATAGAAAATAGTATTTTTTATGCATCCCAAAAAGGTGTTATAAAGTGTGATAAAGAGGGACTGAAAAAAGAAAAAGTATTGGATACTCAAACAAATTGCATGGTTTTATTAAAAGACAAATTAATATTTAATGACATCAAATTAAACAATAGCTTATCCATTTTAGATTTAGAAAGTCAAGACGTTACGAATATTTCAAGTATCATACCATCAAGTATAAACACAGATGGAGAGTCCATTTACTGCACCAATGCACTTAATAATAATAATTTATATAAAATGAACCTAGAGGATCATACCACTATAAGAATATGTGGAGAAAATGTGAATGATTTACACATTTTAAATGACGATATATACTTTCGTGTTCAAAAAGAATGGTACACAATGCCTCTTGCAGGGGGACAGTATAAAAAGGTAATGGGGTGACAGAATGATTAAGGAATTTAGTAGACAACCGAGATTTCTAGCAGAAATACCTTCAGGAAAAATAGAAGTACCAAATCCGCCAAATGCGTATAGTAAACCCGAAATATCTTGGTTTACATTACTAGCACCACCAGGCGTTATGTTAATTATTACCATATTAATTGCAATGACGTATCAATCTATGTTTATGATGCTTTCTATTGCTACAACAATAATGACTTTAATCGTGTCATTATCTAATGCAACAAAACAAATTAGAAGCTATAAAAAAAAGGTAAAAGAAAGAGAAGAGAAATATTTGCAGTTTATTGCAGACACAAGAAATGAACTGAACATTGCAAAGCAACAACAAATACAAAGCATGAAAGAAATGAACCCAGAACCAGTAGAATGTATTAACAGGATGATACAAGTCCATAACAAACTTTGGGAAAGGACACCTGCTTATAATGATTTTTTAGCCTTAAGAATTGGTGTTGGAAGTGTGCCTTTAAATATGGAGATAGCCTATACAAAACAAGCGATAATAATGGAAAATGATCCATTGCTTATGGAACCTCAGAGACTCGCATTAGAGTTTCAAAAGATAAATAATGTTCCTATTTTGGTTAATTTAATAGAATCAGAAATCTGTGGTGTTGCAGGAGAAAAAGAAAAAACAGTGGACATTATAAAGCTAATGCTTATTCAACTAATAACCCATCATGGTTATGATGATGTTAAAATAGTTGTTTTATCATCAGAGGAGGAGCTACAACAGTGGAATTGGCTGAAATTTTTACCTCATATATGGAGTGAAGACTTTAGCACGAGATATTTATTATGTGGAAAAGCAATCGCTCATCAAACACTTGCTAATCTAGAAAATATATTAAAACAAAGAGAAAAAAACAATATGGAACGAATGGCTTTACCTCATTATGTATTTATTATAGAAGATCCTAGTTTGCTAGAAAATGAACAAATAAGCAAGTATTTATATAATGGTCAGTCAAATCTTGGCGTATCTTCTATATTTATGGCGCCTAATGCAGCCTATTTGCCAATGAATTGTAGAAGCATAATATCGTTTCAAGGTAAAGGCGTAGAGATAGCAGATAGAGTGACTGGAGAAAAGAATATTTTTACGATAGATACAATAGAAGATACTAATTTAGATGTAGCGTCAAGAACATTAGCATCTTTAAGAATAAAAAATACAAGTTCTAACTTTACATTGCCAAAATCTATAACCTTATTTGAAATGATAAAAAGCAAGAAAATTTCTGACTGCAATGTAATCAATAAATGGCATAACAATAAGACGTACAAAGGATTAAGTGTTCCAATAGGTGCTAAGGCAGGTGGGTCCCTATTTCACTTAGATATGCATGAAACAGGCTGCGGTCCACATGGTTTGGTTGCAGGGACAACAGGATCAGGAAAGAGTGAATTGTTACAAACAATTATTATTTCATTGGCAATTAATTATCACCCTCATGATGTGGTTTTTGTATTAATAGATTACAAAGGTGGAGGTATGGCAGATGTTTTTAAAGGAATGCCTCATTTAGTTGGAACCATAACAAATTTAGGTGGCAACCAAACCACAAGAGCACTATTATCTATTAAAAGTGAACTATTAAGAAGACAAAGAATTTTTTCTGAATATGAAGTGAATAACATAGATAAATATCAAAAGTTATATCATAACAACAAAGACGGTAAAAAGATGCCAGCCATACCGCATTTAATTATGATTGCAGATGAATTTGCAGAACTTAAACAAGATCAACCTGAATTTATGAAAGAATTGGTTAGTACAGCAAGAGTAGGTAGAAGTTTAGGTGTCCATTTAATACTAGCCACTCAAAAACCAGCTGGTGTAGTAGATGAACAAATATGGAGTAATTCAAAATTTAAAATATGTCTAAAGGTTCAAGATGAAACAGACAGTAAAGATGTTATAAAAAGACCAGATGCAGCTATGATAAAAGAACCAGGTAGAGCATATATACAAGTAGGAAATGACGAAATTTTTGAATTGTTTCAATCGGCCTATTCTGGTGCAGATTATGATCCAGATGGGGACAAGAAAAAAGATCAGAAAACAACTAAAAGAATATATAAAATTGGGCTTAATGGAAAGTCAGAGCAAATATATCCTTTAGAAGAAGAAAAAAACATAACAAATGAACAACCGACCCAACTTAAAACAATGGTAGATCATATCAAATTATCTGCAGAGAACAATAAAATAGAAGCTTTAGATGGCCCTTGGTTGCCACCTTTAAAAGATATTATTTACTTTGATACATTATTTGAAAAACCAGGCAAAAAAGATAAAAACAAAAGTATATTAAGTATTCCAATTGGTATATTAGATGATCCTAGGCAACAAAGGCAAGAACCCCTGGAAATTGATTTTTCTAAAGAATGTAACCTGTTTATATATGGTTCGCCAGGAACAGGAAAAACATATCTGTTAAAAACAATATGTTTGTCTTTGGCTCATGTGTATACACCATTAGAGGTTAATATCTATATTATGGATTTTGGTGGAACCTCTCTAAAAATCTTTGAAAAACTACCTCATTGTGGTGGGGTGATGACATTAGAACAAGAAAGTAAAATCAATCAATTTATGCTTTTTATATTCCGAATGATTGAAGAGAGAAAAGAACTTTTTGAACAAGCAGGATGTGATAGTTTTATAAGCTATAGAGCTTCAGGAAACAACTTGCCTAGCCTTATTATTTTAATTGATAATTACTTTGCATTATCAGAAACTTATGAAGAAATAGATGAACAGATGGTTGTATTATCTAGAGAAGGGGTTAAGTATGGCATTTTCCTAGTAGCGACAGCAAGCAATGCATCCTTAATACGATATAAATTAACGGTTAATTTCAAGATGGCAATAGCATATCAATTAGTAGAAAAAGGAGAATATGATGGTGT from the Natranaerovirga hydrolytica genome contains:
- a CDS encoding MinD/ParA family ATP-binding protein encodes the protein MARKINKDAIDDIMKKISSRELVGSDIRTNKLIYSIIGFIPSSDFVENALLMTNLGYILSEKGLNTCIVDLKVFYPNIYHFFDIVPNNKGEGLLKVLKSDKVDFREEIQFTGYEKLYLLSPSPQDLFEEYYEFNFETIERLLMTLKNMFDIILLDIPNNPPLEFCLGAMNYCHTGFFTASEKIEASTNIIKLLDHAESVGISTSKFTSVILMNLLGSKFDYKVINELGLKIITALPFDKSASASALESKIYIKDSQLVNKKFKKEIYKLADLLADDSL
- a CDS encoding ATPase, T2SS/T4P/T4SS family yields the protein MLNRSKISQMQQKVFYQSSNQDTTKENLEKRYKTINFEEALELCQKYITKAATHAYRRENNPTRKREITKSYINEFVDTQKPIVQKPNNKEQYTLIELKEALTDEITHYGPVTKAMEDDTIDEIRANGPDQIFIEKSGKTLPLGNKFYDREHMERIISKLIGVSKVRLTPKIPMVNARTVEGYRVNATHADISPYDTPAFVIRKFSKKSITPDMMIKNESFSINMFKLLSLIPKSDSSWITVGPTGSGKTTLNEILVKQIDPLSRIITIENPSEMRLIQRENDKEHGKVINDVLQYESVPDDDDSSPATMENLLINAMRQSPHWIGPGELRTPGEFATALRAAQTGHYFFTTLHAEGDEEAIYRFLTAYLMASNEPAELALRNICSAVKFVIYQEKLADGTRKVTSISEITGSKGLNPIINPIYKFVCEDVQENQNSGIKIMGYHKRVGTLSENIQQSMLKSGIKKSKFEFLTKEPSESEKEVYFYDEYGIDH
- a CDS encoding DUF5050 domain-containing protein, with protein sequence MDSNSINGNLILAVEDSIIINNLSQSNTILLNNNEVVCEIDALMWFMNDRDHFIYYSDQKKDNFLCKYNLLTQEETVVVETPCYGLTHDEEYLYYINEKDGKGYRCLVNGKSKTKIIDEQIMSFIIIENSIFYASQKGVIKCDKEGLKKEKVLDTQTNCMVLLKDKLIFNDIKLNNSLSILDLESQDVTNISSIIPSSINTDGESIYCTNALNNNNLYKMNLEDHTTIRICGENVNDLHILNDDIYFRVQKEWYTMPLAGGQYKKVMG
- the essC gene encoding type VII secretion protein EssC, which encodes MIKEFSRQPRFLAEIPSGKIEVPNPPNAYSKPEISWFTLLAPPGVMLIITILIAMTYQSMFMMLSIATTIMTLIVSLSNATKQIRSYKKKVKEREEKYLQFIADTRNELNIAKQQQIQSMKEMNPEPVECINRMIQVHNKLWERTPAYNDFLALRIGVGSVPLNMEIAYTKQAIIMENDPLLMEPQRLALEFQKINNVPILVNLIESEICGVAGEKEKTVDIIKLMLIQLITHHGYDDVKIVVLSSEEELQQWNWLKFLPHIWSEDFSTRYLLCGKAIAHQTLANLENILKQREKNNMERMALPHYVFIIEDPSLLENEQISKYLYNGQSNLGVSSIFMAPNAAYLPMNCRSIISFQGKGVEIADRVTGEKNIFTIDTIEDTNLDVASRTLASLRIKNTSSNFTLPKSITLFEMIKSKKISDCNVINKWHNNKTYKGLSVPIGAKAGGSLFHLDMHETGCGPHGLVAGTTGSGKSELLQTIIISLAINYHPHDVVFVLIDYKGGGMADVFKGMPHLVGTITNLGGNQTTRALLSIKSELLRRQRIFSEYEVNNIDKYQKLYHNNKDGKKMPAIPHLIMIADEFAELKQDQPEFMKELVSTARVGRSLGVHLILATQKPAGVVDEQIWSNSKFKICLKVQDETDSKDVIKRPDAAMIKEPGRAYIQVGNDEIFELFQSAYSGADYDPDGDKKKDQKTTKRIYKIGLNGKSEQIYPLEEEKNITNEQPTQLKTMVDHIKLSAENNKIEALDGPWLPPLKDIIYFDTLFEKPGKKDKNKSILSIPIGILDDPRQQRQEPLEIDFSKECNLFIYGSPGTGKTYLLKTICLSLAHVYTPLEVNIYIMDFGGTSLKIFEKLPHCGGVMTLEQESKINQFMLFIFRMIEERKELFEQAGCDSFISYRASGNNLPSLIILIDNYFALSETYEEIDEQMVVLSREGVKYGIFLVATASNASLIRYKLTVNFKMAIAYQLVEKGEYDGVVGRREGLEPTNLPGRGLIRSKPPLEFQTMLPEYKEYSTEEIIEWISNEEKNKATPIPIMPSKVDIFKINEKQDHLAIGLNNTDLQPATLDLYLHPVIMVAGEPMSGKSTILNSWIKIMKESEVYIIDSVGMGLLDSMRLTNVKDVLEMKENFIEEIQDILDTRRKQLIDIRKENGNINHLIRSWKQIIILIDKLSELTNSDNYPLKEFLEKIVKEEHGMKVAIIASDNTSELVNNWDSLAKTIRNQQTGILIGNIKDQDLYTLRVPYTFKEKEMEIGDGYFINKNRYTGIRFARLYH